In Pseudophryne corroboree isolate aPseCor3 chromosome 3, aPseCor3.hap2, whole genome shotgun sequence, a genomic segment contains:
- the LOC135054827 gene encoding oocyte zinc finger protein XlCOF7.1-like isoform X1: MDKDRSHRTERILDLTLEIIYLLTEEDYIVVKKTSGERVTPSSSLCVSGRLSRTHRPIPVPPSHSRIHERDNEQKILELTNKIIQLLTGEEWEYVEKHKGLYKDVIMESHRPLTSLADPTEDTKISGASRIPICSQDCLNGDRSIGIHVKPATYSSSDEQNTIYCLENVTEKPPSCEEKNATNIYTPSDHTQDTSTHIKEEPVSCDGGDLTHTEMSTHTGHTQQTSHIKEEPVQCDRGDLTHTDNYTPTYHTQYTSTHIKEEPVSCDIGDLTHTDMSTPRYHTQYTSTHIKEESVSCDGGDLTHTDNYTPTYHTQYISTHIKEESVSCDGEDLTHTDNYTPTYHTQYTATHIKEEPVSCDGEDLTHTDNYTPTYHTQYTATLIKDDSVSCDEADLTHTDMYTSTGHTQYTSTHIKDDSVSCDEGDLTHTDMYTPIDHTKDNEAMLSEELADTDTSTLTDHTQYVRPFFCSECGKCCKSISELTIHQRTHTREKPYLCSECGKCFSTSSDHIKHYRIHTGVKPYSCSECGKCFTSNSAITKHQKIHSGVKPFSCPQCGKCFTQKGGLVRHEKTHTGERAYSCSECGRCFISNSSLIMHRRTHTGDKPYSCSECGKGFYLTSDLVIHYRIHTGEKPYACPTCGKCFISNSNLSKHQRIHTGERPYPCPVCGKCFVTNSNLSKHQRTHTREKPGS, translated from the exons GATTAcatagtagtgaagaagacatccggagAGCGTGTGAcccccagcagcagcctctgtgtGTCAGGAAGACTGAGCAGGACCCATCGCCCCATCCCGGTGCCTCCATCACACTCCCGGATACATGAGAGAGACAAtgagcagaagatcctggaactcaccaacaagatcattcagctgctgactggagag gagTGGGAGTATGTAGAGAAACAcaagggtctgtacaaggacgtcatTATGGAgagtcaccggcccctcacatcactgg cagatcccactgaagatacAAAAATATCAGGAGCATCTCGCATCCCAATATGTTCACAAGACTGCTTGAATGGGGATCGTAGTATTGGGATACATGTTAAGCCTGCAACATACTCCTCATCTGATGAACAAAACACAATCTACTGTCTGGAGAATGTTACTGAGAAGCCACCTTCATGTGAAGAAAAAAATGCCACCAACATATATACACCCTCAGATCATACACAGGatacatctactcatattaaggaggaaccagtctcatgtgatggaggagacctcacacacactgaaATGTCTACACACACAGGTCATACACAGCAAACatctcatattaaggaggaaccagtcCAATGTGATAgaggagacctcacacacactgataatTATACTCCCAcatatcatacacagtatacatctactcatattaaggaggaaccagtctcatgtgacataggagacctcacacacactgacatgtctACACCCAgatatcatacacagtatacatctactcatattaaggaggaatcAGTCTCTtgtgatggaggagacctcacacacactgataatTATACCCCCACATAccatacacagtatatatctactcatattaaggaggaatcAGTCTCTTGTGACGGAGAAGACCTCACCCACACTGATAATTATACTCCCAcatatcatacacagtatacagctactcatattaaggaggaaccagtctcTTGTGACGGAGAAGACCTCACCCACACTGATAATTATACACCCAcatatcatacacagtatacagctaCTCTTATTAAGGATGATTCAGTCTCATGTGACGAAGcagacctcacacacactgacatgtatacttccacaggtcatacacagtatacatctactcatattaaggaTGATTCAGTCTCATGTGACGAaggagacctcacacacactgacatgtatacacccaTAGATCATACAAAAGATAATGAAGCCATGTTGAGTGAAGAACTTGCGGACACGGATACTTCTACACTGACAGATCATACACAATATGTGAGACCATTCttctgttctgaatgtgggaagtgCTGTAAATCTATCTCAGAACTCACCATACACCAGAGGACTCACACGAGAGAGAAACCGTACTTATGCTCTGAATGTGGCAAATGTTTCAGCACTAGCTCAGACCATATCAAACATTACAGAATTCACACCGGAGTGAAGCCGTATtcttgttctgaatgtgggaaatgtttcacctcTAACTCGGCTATCACTAAACATCAGAAAATTCACTCCGGTGTGAAGCCATTTTCATGTccgcagtgtgggaaatgttttacccagaaggGAGGACTTGTGAGACACGAGAAGACCCACACCGGGGAGAGAGCGTattcctgtagtgagtgtgggaggTGCTTCATCAGTAACTCCTCCCTCATTATGCATCGCAGAACTCACACAGGAGATAAACCCTACTCTTGCTCGGAATGCGGGAAAGGCTTTTATCTGACGTCGGATCTTGTCATCCATTACAGGATACACACAGGAGAAAAACCTTATGCTTGTCCGACGTGCGGCAAATGTTTTATTTCTAACTCAAATCTTTCCAAACACCAGAGAATTCACACGGGAGAGAGGCCGTACCCCTGTCCTGTGTGTGGAAAATGTTTCGTTACTAACTCAAATCTTTCCAAACATCAGAGGACTCACACAAGAGAGAAGCCGGGTTCTTGA
- the LOC135054827 gene encoding oocyte zinc finger protein XlCOF7.1-like isoform X2: MDKDRSHRTERILDLTLEIIYLLTEEDYIVVKKTSGERVTPSSSLCVSGRLSRTHRPIPVPPSHSRIHERDNEQKILELTNKIIQLLTGEEWEYVEKHKGLYKDVIMESHRPLTSLDPTEDTKISGASRIPICSQDCLNGDRSIGIHVKPATYSSSDEQNTIYCLENVTEKPPSCEEKNATNIYTPSDHTQDTSTHIKEEPVSCDGGDLTHTEMSTHTGHTQQTSHIKEEPVQCDRGDLTHTDNYTPTYHTQYTSTHIKEEPVSCDIGDLTHTDMSTPRYHTQYTSTHIKEESVSCDGGDLTHTDNYTPTYHTQYISTHIKEESVSCDGEDLTHTDNYTPTYHTQYTATHIKEEPVSCDGEDLTHTDNYTPTYHTQYTATLIKDDSVSCDEADLTHTDMYTSTGHTQYTSTHIKDDSVSCDEGDLTHTDMYTPIDHTKDNEAMLSEELADTDTSTLTDHTQYVRPFFCSECGKCCKSISELTIHQRTHTREKPYLCSECGKCFSTSSDHIKHYRIHTGVKPYSCSECGKCFTSNSAITKHQKIHSGVKPFSCPQCGKCFTQKGGLVRHEKTHTGERAYSCSECGRCFISNSSLIMHRRTHTGDKPYSCSECGKGFYLTSDLVIHYRIHTGEKPYACPTCGKCFISNSNLSKHQRIHTGERPYPCPVCGKCFVTNSNLSKHQRTHTREKPGS, translated from the exons GATTAcatagtagtgaagaagacatccggagAGCGTGTGAcccccagcagcagcctctgtgtGTCAGGAAGACTGAGCAGGACCCATCGCCCCATCCCGGTGCCTCCATCACACTCCCGGATACATGAGAGAGACAAtgagcagaagatcctggaactcaccaacaagatcattcagctgctgactggagag gagTGGGAGTATGTAGAGAAACAcaagggtctgtacaaggacgtcatTATGGAgagtcaccggcccctcacatcactgg atcccactgaagatacAAAAATATCAGGAGCATCTCGCATCCCAATATGTTCACAAGACTGCTTGAATGGGGATCGTAGTATTGGGATACATGTTAAGCCTGCAACATACTCCTCATCTGATGAACAAAACACAATCTACTGTCTGGAGAATGTTACTGAGAAGCCACCTTCATGTGAAGAAAAAAATGCCACCAACATATATACACCCTCAGATCATACACAGGatacatctactcatattaaggaggaaccagtctcatgtgatggaggagacctcacacacactgaaATGTCTACACACACAGGTCATACACAGCAAACatctcatattaaggaggaaccagtcCAATGTGATAgaggagacctcacacacactgataatTATACTCCCAcatatcatacacagtatacatctactcatattaaggaggaaccagtctcatgtgacataggagacctcacacacactgacatgtctACACCCAgatatcatacacagtatacatctactcatattaaggaggaatcAGTCTCTtgtgatggaggagacctcacacacactgataatTATACCCCCACATAccatacacagtatatatctactcatattaaggaggaatcAGTCTCTTGTGACGGAGAAGACCTCACCCACACTGATAATTATACTCCCAcatatcatacacagtatacagctactcatattaaggaggaaccagtctcTTGTGACGGAGAAGACCTCACCCACACTGATAATTATACACCCAcatatcatacacagtatacagctaCTCTTATTAAGGATGATTCAGTCTCATGTGACGAAGcagacctcacacacactgacatgtatacttccacaggtcatacacagtatacatctactcatattaaggaTGATTCAGTCTCATGTGACGAaggagacctcacacacactgacatgtatacacccaTAGATCATACAAAAGATAATGAAGCCATGTTGAGTGAAGAACTTGCGGACACGGATACTTCTACACTGACAGATCATACACAATATGTGAGACCATTCttctgttctgaatgtgggaagtgCTGTAAATCTATCTCAGAACTCACCATACACCAGAGGACTCACACGAGAGAGAAACCGTACTTATGCTCTGAATGTGGCAAATGTTTCAGCACTAGCTCAGACCATATCAAACATTACAGAATTCACACCGGAGTGAAGCCGTATtcttgttctgaatgtgggaaatgtttcacctcTAACTCGGCTATCACTAAACATCAGAAAATTCACTCCGGTGTGAAGCCATTTTCATGTccgcagtgtgggaaatgttttacccagaaggGAGGACTTGTGAGACACGAGAAGACCCACACCGGGGAGAGAGCGTattcctgtagtgagtgtgggaggTGCTTCATCAGTAACTCCTCCCTCATTATGCATCGCAGAACTCACACAGGAGATAAACCCTACTCTTGCTCGGAATGCGGGAAAGGCTTTTATCTGACGTCGGATCTTGTCATCCATTACAGGATACACACAGGAGAAAAACCTTATGCTTGTCCGACGTGCGGCAAATGTTTTATTTCTAACTCAAATCTTTCCAAACACCAGAGAATTCACACGGGAGAGAGGCCGTACCCCTGTCCTGTGTGTGGAAAATGTTTCGTTACTAACTCAAATCTTTCCAAACATCAGAGGACTCACACAAGAGAGAAGCCGGGTTCTTGA